One stretch of Clavibacter michiganensis DNA includes these proteins:
- a CDS encoding DUF6790 family protein, with protein sequence MWIVGIIGAGLVTALIQLAIGGFRADFVEWMRVLLLHQFAVSHGLIAVLGFIINVLFPERTAASLGWPSGPFQVKYGFAQLGLGVMGVLAIWFQGNFWVGVLVTLYIYGLSGLWTHSQEIIRHYRKTRTVAKGELFNIVLDIVYHLVLTWMSLQIPGIWVLS encoded by the coding sequence ATGTGGATCGTAGGAATCATCGGCGCCGGGCTCGTCACGGCGCTGATCCAGCTGGCGATCGGGGGCTTCCGGGCTGACTTCGTCGAATGGATGCGGGTGCTGCTGCTGCACCAGTTCGCCGTCTCCCACGGCCTCATCGCGGTGCTGGGTTTCATCATCAACGTGCTGTTCCCGGAGCGCACCGCGGCCAGCCTGGGCTGGCCGAGCGGCCCGTTCCAGGTGAAGTACGGCTTCGCCCAGCTCGGTCTGGGGGTGATGGGCGTCCTGGCCATCTGGTTCCAGGGGAACTTCTGGGTCGGGGTCCTCGTCACCCTGTACATCTACGGCCTGAGCGGGCTGTGGACCCACTCGCAGGAGATCATCCGCCATTATCGGAAGACGCGGACCGTCGCCAAGGGCGAGCTCTTCAACATCGTCCTCGACATCGTGTACCACCTGGTGCTCACCTGGATGTCGCTCCAAATCCCCGGTATCTGGGTCCTGTCGTAG